One Ricinus communis isolate WT05 ecotype wild-type chromosome 2, ASM1957865v1, whole genome shotgun sequence DNA segment encodes these proteins:
- the LOC8264987 gene encoding pentatricopeptide repeat-containing protein At1g71490 translates to MTSASSRFALRGLSMSQIQKFIPKKWKGSTKEIDLQKNYPILGECKSGNESMIENLVNSLKEFASQGNLLKAFKTFSLIQRHASCSTSDDVVLHSVSSLLLSCVNLKSLSQGKQLHTLIISLGFEQHPIIVPKLVTFYTNFDLLADAHTITENSNILHPLPWNLLISSYVRNGLHGEALSAYKQMTHKGIRPDKFTYPSVLKACGEKLDIAFGKKLHASINASCLGWNLFVHNSLVSMYAKTGELSTARCLFENMLERDDVSWNTMISGYASKGMWKEAFELFGKMRVEGIELNIITWNTIAGGCVQSGNFEEALELLSHMRSYGIDMDSVATIIGLGACSHIGAIKLGREIHGSAIRSFYDGVDNVKNALITMYSRCKYLRHAYNLFQSTRTKNIITWNSMLSGYTHMDRSEEASFLFREMLLSGIEPNYVTIASILPLCARVANLQHGKEFHCYILRRAGFKDYLLLWNSLVDMYARSGKVLEAKRLFDSISRRDEVTYTSLIAGYGIQGEGREALKLFDEMKKRHIKPDHVTMVAVLSACSHSGLVTEGIKLFELMPSAYGIIPRLEHFACMVDLFGRAGLLHKAKEMITRMPYRPSSAMWATLLGACRIHGNAEIGEWAAEKLLEMRPENSGYYVLIANMYAAAGCWSKLAKVRTYMRDLGVRKAPGCAWVDVGSGFFPFLVDDTSKPHVNKLYPLLEGLTELMKDAEYVGKENVGSVDDVIEAIG, encoded by the coding sequence ATGACATCTGCTTCATCCCGCTTTGCACTAAGAGGCCTTTCTATGagtcaaattcaaaaatttatccctAAAAAGTGGAAAGGAAGTACCAAAGAAATAGATCTTCAAAAGAATTATCCTATCCTGGGAGAGTGCAAATCTGGCAATGAATCTATGATAGAAAATCTCGTTAATTCTCTGAAAGAGTTTGCAAGCCAGGGGAATTTATTAAAAGCATTCAAAACTTTTTCTCTGATCCAGCGACATGCTTCCTGCAGTACTTCCGATGATGTTGTTCTACATTCCgtctcttctcttcttttatccTGTGTCAATCTTAAATCGCTCTCACAGGGTAAACAGCTCCATACCCTCATTATCTCTTTGGGATTTGAGCAACATCCAATTATTGTCCCTAAGCTTGTCACTTTTTACACAAACTTTGATCTATTAGCTGATGCTCACACCATCACTgagaattcaaatattttgcACCCTCTACCTTGGAATCTGCTCATCTCTTCCTATGTTAGAAATGGTCTGCATGGAGAGGCTCTTTCTGCCTATAAACAGATGACGCATAAAGGCATTAGACCTGATAAATTCACTTACCCATCTGTTCTTAAGGCTTGTGGTGAAAAACTGGATATAGCTTTTGGGAAAAAGCTTCATGCGTCCATTAATGCTAGCTGTCTCGGATGGAACTTGTTTGTTCATAATTCCTTGGTTTCCATGTATGCAAAGACTGGGGAACTGAGTACTGCCCGTTGCTTGTTTGAGAATATGCTAGAAAGAGATGATGTTTCTTGGAACACAATGATCTCTGGTTATGCCTCCAAGGGCATGTGGAAGGAGGCATTTGAGCTATTTGGGAAAATGAGGGTAGAAGGTATTGAATTGAACATCATAACTTGGAACACTATCGCTGGAGGTTGCGTGCAATcaggaaattttgaagaggCGCTtgagttgctttctcatatgaGAAGTTATGGCATTGATATGGATTCAGTGGCCACGATTATTGGTTTGGGTGCATGCTCCCATATTGGGGCCATTAAACTAGGTAGAGAGATTCATGGTTCTGCAATTCGCAGCTTTTATGATGGAGTTGATAATGTTAAAAATGCACTAATTACTATGTATTCTAGGTGCAAATACCTTAGACATGCCTACAATCTGTTTCAATCAACGAGGACTAAGAATATAATTACTTGGAACTCAATGCTTTCTGGATACACCCACATGGACAGATCTGAGGAGGCATCGTTCCTGTTCAGAGAGATGTTGCTTTCTGGCATTGAGCCAAATTATGTGACTATAGCAAGCATTCTCCCCTTATGTGCTCGTGTGGCAAATCTACAACACGGGAAGGAGTTCCATTGTTACATCTTGAGGCGTGCAGGATTTAAGGATTATTTGTTGCTTTGGAACTCTCTTGTTGATATGTATGCAAGATCTGGAAAGGTTTTAGAAGCTAAAAGGCTATTTGATTCAATAAGCAGGAGAGATGAAGTGACTTATACATCCTTGATTGCCGGATATGGAATACAAGGGGAGGGACGAGAAGCACTGAAACTTTttgatgaaatgaaaaagCGTCATATTAAACCAGACCATGTAACTATGGTGGCAGTTTTATCAGCATGTAGCCATTCAGGTCTAGTAACTGAAGGAATCAAGTTGTTTGAACTGATGCCTAGTGCATATGGCATAATTCCACGTTTGGAGCACTTTGCCTGCATGGTTGACCTCTTTGGAAGGGCTGGATTGTTACATAAAGCAAAAGAGATGATCACAAGGATGCCTTACAGGCCAAGTTCTGCCATGTGGGCCACACTTCTAGGAGCCTGTCGCATCCATGGGAATGCAGAGATAGGGGAATGGGCTGCTGAGAAACTATTGGAAATGAGGCCTGAAAATTCAGGTTACTATGTGTTGATTGCTAATATGTATGCTGCTGCTGGTTGTTGGAGCAAGTTAGCAAAGGTAAGGACTTATATGAGAGACTTGGGTGTTAGGAAGGCTCCTGGCTGTGCCTGGGTTGATGTGGGCTCTGGGTTTTTCCCATTTCTGGTGGATGACACATCAAAACCTCATGTGAATAAGCTTTACCCATTACTGGAGGGGTTGACTGAACTAATGAAAGATGCTGAATACGTTGGCAAGGAAAATGTTGGTTCAGTTGATGATGTGATAGAGGCAATAGGATGA
- the LOC8264989 gene encoding uncharacterized protein LOC8264989, with translation MLLLHQTLASSSTMLMMSSTLSYSSSPPSLGHWKTPTCLQTTSPSLLSKRKAWTLRTPVSVSSSDNQTVTPSPATKDDAADTQLASDIVRRFYEGINDHDLASVEDLIAENCVYEDLIFPHPFVGRKAILEFFKKFIDSISKDLQFVIDDISTEDSLAVGVTWHLEWKGRPFPFSKGCSFYRLQVLNSKKQIIYGRDSVEPAIKPGEAALVIIRGLAWLLQRFPQLADQLK, from the exons ATGCTTTTGCTCCATCAAACACTTGCATCATCATCAACCATGCTGATGATGAGCTCCACTTTATCATATTCCTCCTCTCCTCCGTCCCTTGGTCACTGGAAAACTCCTACTTGCCTACAGACCACCTCACCAAGTTTgttaagtaaaagaaaagcatgGACCCTAAGAACACCAGTCAGTGTATCATCATCGGATAATCAGACGGTCACCCCGTCGCCTGCAACCAAAGATGATGCGGCTGATACACAGTTAGCGTCGGATATAGTGAGGAGATTCTATGAAGGAATCAACGACCATGATCTTGCCTCCGTGGAGGACCTCATTGCTGAAAATTGTGTGTACGAAGACCTTATCTTTCCCCATCCTTTCGTTGGTCGCAAG GCAATACTAGAGTTCTTTAAGAAGTTCATTGATTCCATCAGCAAAGACCTCCAATTTGTTATTGATGATATTTCTACTGAGGATTCTTTAGCAGTTGGAGTTACATGGCATTTAG AATGGAAGGGCAGGCCATTCCCATTTAGTAAAGGATGCAGCTTTTATCGACTGCAGGTCTTGAATagcaaaaaacaaataat ATATGGAAGGGACAGTGTTGAGCCTGCAATCAAACCTGGAGAAGCAGCTTTG GTTATCATCAGGGGGTTAGCTTGGTTACTGCAACGGTTTCCTCAGCTAGCAGATCAGCTGAAATAA
- the LOC125369259 gene encoding pentatricopeptide repeat-containing protein At1g71490-like produces the protein MLCPDHLLLWNSLVDMYARSRKVLEAKRLFDSMSRRDEVTYTSLITGYGIQGEGREALKFFDEMKKRHIIPDHVTMVAVLSTCSHSGLVTEGIKLFEPMPSTYGIIPCLEHFACMVDLFGRPGLLHKAKEMITRMPYRPSSAMWATLLGASHIHGNAEIGEWAAGKLLEMRPGNSGYYVLIANMYAVAGCWSKLEKVRTYMRDFVRKALGCAWVDVGSGFFPFLVDDTSKPHMNKLYPLLEGLTELMKDNECVGKEYVSSVDDVIEAIG, from the coding sequence atgctATGCCCGGACCATTTGTTGCTTTGGAACTCTCTTGTTGATATGTATGCAAGATCTAGAAAGGTTTTAGAAGCTAAAAGGCTATTTGATTCGATGAGCAGGAGAGATGAAGTGACTTATACATCCTTGATTACCGGATATGGAATACAAGGGGAGGGACGAGAAGCGCTGAAATTTTTTGATGAAATGAAGAAGCGTCATATTATACCAGACCATGTAACTATGGTGGCAGTTCTATCAACATGTAGCCATTCAGGTCTAGTAACTGAAGGAATTAAGTTGTTTGAACCGATGCCTAGTACATATGGCATAATTCCATGCTTGGAGCACTTTGCCTGCATGGTTGACCTCTTTGGAAGGCCTGGATTATTACATAAAGCAAAAGAGATGATCACAAGGATGCCTTACAGGCCAAGTTCTGCCATGTGGGCCACACTTCTTGGAGCTTCTCACATCCATGGGAATGCAGAGATAGGGGAATGGGCTGCTGGGAAACTATTGGAAATGAGGCCTGGAAATTCAGGTTACTATGTGTTGATTGCTAATATGTATGCTGTTGCTGGTTGTTGGAGCAAATTAGAAAAGGTAAGGACTTATATGAGAGACTTTGTTAGGAAGGCTCTTGGCTGTGCCTGGGTTGATGTGGGCTCTGGTTTTTTCCCATTTCTAGTGGATGACACATCAAAACCTCATATGAATAAGCTTTACCCATTACTGGAGGGGTTGACTGAACTAATGAAAGATAATGAATGCGTTGGCAAGGAATATGTTAGTTCAGTTGATGATGTGATAGAGGCAATAGGATGA